Proteins encoded in a region of the Saccharomyces eubayanus strain FM1318 chromosome V, whole genome shotgun sequence genome:
- the PIC2 gene encoding Cu/Pi carrier, whose amino-acid sequence MESPKQPRKIELYTKEFYSTCTLGGIIACGPTHSSITPLDLVKCRLQVNPKLYTSNLDGFRKIVATEGWKKVYTGVGATFIGYSLQGAGKYGGYEYFKHLYSGWLTPGVTVYLMASATAEFLADIMLCPFEAIKVKQQTSMPPFCNNVIDGWKKMYAESGGMKSFYKGIVPLWCRQIPYTMCKFTSFEKIVQKIYSVLPKKKEEMSPLEQISVSFVGGYLAGILCAAISHPADVMVSKINSERKGNESMSVASKRIYQKIGFAGLWNGLMVRIVMIGTLTSFQWLIYDSFKAYVGLPTTG is encoded by the coding sequence ATGGAGTCTCCTAAACAACCACGTAAAATCGAATTATATACAAAAGAGTTTTATTCCACATGTACTTTAGGTGGTATAATTGCATGTGGTCCAACACATTCTTCGATCACCCCACTAGATCTTGTAAAATGTAGATTGCAGGTCAACCCTAAGCTGTATACCTCTAATTTGGATGGGTTTCGTAAAATCGTTGCCACTGAAGGCTGGAAAAAAGTGTACACTGGGGTCGGTGCCACATTTATCGGTTATTCCTTACAAGGTGCAGGTAAGTACGGTGGTTATGAGTACTTCAAGCATTTATATTCCGGCTGGTTAACTCCAGGTGTTACTGTGTACTTAATGGCCTCAGCGACCGCTGAGTTCCTTGCTGACATAATGCTGTGTCCATTTGAAGCTATAAAGGTCAAACAGCAAACCTCAATGCCCCCCTTCTGCAACAATGTAATTGATGGttggaagaaaatgtaTGCGGAAAGTGGGGGTATGAAATCGTTCTACAAGGGTATTGTTCCTCTATGGTGCAGACAGATCCCATACACGATGTGTAAGTTtacttcttttgaaaaaatagtccaaaaaatatacagtgttttaccaaaaaagaaagaagaaatgaGCCCATTGGAGCAGATATCTGTCAGTTTTGTAGGTGGCTATTTGGCCGGTATATTATGTGCTGCCATTTCGCATCCAGCAGATGTTATGGTTTCTAAAATAAATAGCGAAAGAAAGGGTAATGAATCCATGTCTGTCGCCTCAAAGAGAATATATCAAAAGATTGGATTTGCCGGACTATGGAACGGGTTGATGGTGAGAATTGTAATGATCGGTACCTTGACAAGTTTCCAATGGCTGATTTACGATTCCTTCAAGGCTTACGTGGGCTTACCAACTACCGGTTAG